The Rhododendron vialii isolate Sample 1 chromosome 6a, ASM3025357v1 genome includes a window with the following:
- the LOC131329066 gene encoding polyamine oxidase 2-like isoform X1, with protein MESREQSNRQLTRESKLLLVAGAPCNSDVERRYTASPSVIIVGGGFAGIAAARALHDASFQVTLLESRNRIGGRVHTDYSFGFPVDLGASWLHGVCKENPLAPVIGRLGLPLYRTSGDNSVLYDHDLESYALFDMDGNQVPQGLVKKVGEAFERILEETDKIRQEHIEDMSILRAISIVLERKPELRLEGIAHKVLQWYLCRMEGWFAADADTISLKCWDQEELLPGGHGLMVRGYRPVINTLAKGLDIRLSHRVTKIMRRHNGVKITVDDGRTFIADAAIVAVPLGVLKSNSIKFEPRLPEWKEAAIADLGVGIENKIILHFENVFWPNVEFLGVVAETSYGCSYFLNLHKATGHSVLVYMPAGQLARDIEKMSDETAANFAFIQLKKILPNASTPIHYLVSRWGTDVNSLGSYSYDAVGKPHDLYEKLRVPVDNLFFAGEATSVDYPGSVHGAYSTGLMAAEDCRMRVLERYGELDLFQPVMGEDTPVSVPLLISRM; from the exons cTCCCTGCAATTCAGATGTCGAGAGGAGGTATACAGCGTCACCATCTGTTATTATTGTAGGTGGTGGTTTTGCTGGTATAGCAGCTGCTCGGGCCCTTCATGATGCTTCATTCCAG GTTACCCTGTTGGAATCACGGAATAGAATTGGGGGTCGAGTACACACAGATTACTCATTTGGTTTCCCTGTCGACCTGGGTGCATCTTG GCTGCATGGGGTCTGCAAAGAAAATCCTTTGGCACCTGTGATTGGAAGACTAGGACTTCCTCTCTACCGTACAAGCGGTGACAACTCTGTGTTGTATGACCATGATTTGGAAAG CTACGCACTATTTGATATGGATGGGAATCAAGTTCCTCAGGGTTTAGTGAAGAAGGTTGGTGAAGCATTTGAGAGAATTTTGGAAGAG ACGGATAAAATAAGACAAGAACATATTGAAGACATGTCTATCCTTCGTGCCATCTCAATTGTTTTAGAAAGGAAGCCGGAGCTAAG GTTGGAAGGGATTGCTCATAAGGTCTTGCAGTGGTACTTATGCAGAATGGAAGGTTGGTTTGCTGCAGATGCTGATACTATCTCACTCAAATGTTGGGATCAG GAAGAACTGCTTCCCGGTGGTCACGGCCTCATGGTGCGTGGATATCGCCCAGTTATTAATACACTTGCCAAAGGTCTTGACATCCGCTTGAGCCATAG AGTTACAAAAATTATGAGACGCCACAATGGAGTGAAGATTACAGTTGACGACGGGAGAACATTCATAGCTGACGCTGCTATTGTTGCCGTTCCTCTTGGTGTCCTGAAATCCAATAGCATCAAATTTGAGCCAAGGCTTCCAGAGTGGAAGGAAGCAGCAATTGCGGACCTTGGAGTGGGGATTGAGAACAAGATAATTTTGCACTTTGAGAATGTGTTTTGGCCTAATGTAGAGTTCTTGGGGGTGGTTGCGGAGACTTCATATGGATGCAGCTACTTTTTGAATCTTCACAAGGCTACAGGTCATTCCGTCCTTGTTTATATGCCAGCGGGGCAGCTGGCACGTGACATTGAGAAAATGTCAGATGAAACAGCTGCTAATTTTGCTTTCATTCAGCTGAAGAAAATCCTTCCTAATGCTTCAACCCCG ATTCATTATCTAGTATCTCGTTGGGGCACGGATGTGAATTCACTAGGATCCTATAGCTATGATGCAGTAGGGAAACCCCATGATCTGTATGAGAAGTTAAGGGTCCCGGTGGACAACCTATTTTTTGCGGGGGAGGCAACGAGTGTGGATTACCCAGGGTCTGTACACGGTGCATACTCAACCGGATTGATGGCTGCTGAGGACTGCAGGATGCGCGTTTTGGAGCGCTATGGGGAGTTGGATCTGTTCCAGCCGGTCATGGGTGAGGATACCCCGGTGTCTGTCCCCTTACTAATCTCCCGTATGTAA
- the LOC131329848 gene encoding transcription factor bHLH53-like, protein MAPSFYNSNCGPLQHLNYQEMDDIFPLQAQPELAMDLLGFQGNFSFYPEYAFVDQPLTDPNDLSLPYLAPPPPILDNSIPQELDQYAYPYPYPKRQEIYEDDYNCNYPGETSCLVDGFFLNPRPLVPDFSPGLELPLSAQSVAARNRRRKITEKTRELGKIVPGGEKMNTAEMFQAASKYIKYLQAQLGILQFLASSIQENEEALHIQELKALASSPSVQEKLYSLEKCLVPKSLSPN, encoded by the exons ATGGCACCAAGCTTTTATAATTCCAACTGTGGCCCACTTCAGCATCTCAATTACCAAGAGATGGATGATATTTTCCCACTTCAAGCACAACCAGAGCTAGCCATGGACTTGCTTGGCTTCCAAGGAAACTTCAGTTTCTACCCAGAATATGCTTTTGTTGATCAACCACTCACTGACCCAAATGATTTAAGCCTCCCATACTTagccccaccaccaccaatacTTGACAACTCCATTCCCCAAGAACTCGACCAGTATGcatacccgtacccgtacccaaAACGTCAGGAGATCTACGAAGATGACTACAACTGCAACTACCCGGGTGAAACCTCGTGCTTGGTCGATGGGTTTTTCCTGAATCCGCGGCCTCTAGTGCCGGACTTTTCTCCCGGGCTTGAGTTACCTTTGTCTGCACAGAGTGTTGCGGCGAGGAATAGGAGGAGGAAGATAACTGAGAAGACTAGAGAGTTGGGGAAGATTGTTCCAGGTGGAGAAAAGATGAACACTGCTGAGATGTTTCAAGCTGCTTCCAAGTATATCAAGTACTTGCAGGCTCAACTTGGGATTCTTCAATTCTTGGCATCATCAATTCAG GAAAATGAAGAAGCATTGCATATTCAAGAGCTCAAAGCACTTGCTTCATCTCCAAGTGTTCAAGAGAAGTTGTACTCATTGGAGAAGTGTTTGGTTCCCAAAAGCTTGTCTCCAAACTAG
- the LOC131329066 gene encoding polyamine oxidase 2-like isoform X3: MESREQSNRQLTRAPCNSDVERRYTASPSVIIVGGGFAGIAAARALHDASFQVTLLESRNRIGGRVHTDYSFGFPVDLGASWLHGVCKENPLAPVIGRLGLPLYRTSGDNSVLYDHDLESYALFDMDGNQVPQGLVKKVGEAFERILEETDKIRQEHIEDMSILRAISIVLERKPELRLEGIAHKVLQWYLCRMEGWFAADADTISLKCWDQEELLPGGHGLMVRGYRPVINTLAKGLDIRLSHRVTKIMRRHNGVKITVDDGRTFIADAAIVAVPLGVLKSNSIKFEPRLPEWKEAAIADLGVGIENKIILHFENVFWPNVEFLGVVAETSYGCSYFLNLHKATGHSVLVYMPAGQLARDIEKMSDETAANFAFIQLKKILPNASTPIHYLVSRWGTDVNSLGSYSYDAVGKPHDLYEKLRVPVDNLFFAGEATSVDYPGSVHGAYSTGLMAAEDCRMRVLERYGELDLFQPVMGEDTPVSVPLLISRM, encoded by the exons cTCCCTGCAATTCAGATGTCGAGAGGAGGTATACAGCGTCACCATCTGTTATTATTGTAGGTGGTGGTTTTGCTGGTATAGCAGCTGCTCGGGCCCTTCATGATGCTTCATTCCAG GTTACCCTGTTGGAATCACGGAATAGAATTGGGGGTCGAGTACACACAGATTACTCATTTGGTTTCCCTGTCGACCTGGGTGCATCTTG GCTGCATGGGGTCTGCAAAGAAAATCCTTTGGCACCTGTGATTGGAAGACTAGGACTTCCTCTCTACCGTACAAGCGGTGACAACTCTGTGTTGTATGACCATGATTTGGAAAG CTACGCACTATTTGATATGGATGGGAATCAAGTTCCTCAGGGTTTAGTGAAGAAGGTTGGTGAAGCATTTGAGAGAATTTTGGAAGAG ACGGATAAAATAAGACAAGAACATATTGAAGACATGTCTATCCTTCGTGCCATCTCAATTGTTTTAGAAAGGAAGCCGGAGCTAAG GTTGGAAGGGATTGCTCATAAGGTCTTGCAGTGGTACTTATGCAGAATGGAAGGTTGGTTTGCTGCAGATGCTGATACTATCTCACTCAAATGTTGGGATCAG GAAGAACTGCTTCCCGGTGGTCACGGCCTCATGGTGCGTGGATATCGCCCAGTTATTAATACACTTGCCAAAGGTCTTGACATCCGCTTGAGCCATAG AGTTACAAAAATTATGAGACGCCACAATGGAGTGAAGATTACAGTTGACGACGGGAGAACATTCATAGCTGACGCTGCTATTGTTGCCGTTCCTCTTGGTGTCCTGAAATCCAATAGCATCAAATTTGAGCCAAGGCTTCCAGAGTGGAAGGAAGCAGCAATTGCGGACCTTGGAGTGGGGATTGAGAACAAGATAATTTTGCACTTTGAGAATGTGTTTTGGCCTAATGTAGAGTTCTTGGGGGTGGTTGCGGAGACTTCATATGGATGCAGCTACTTTTTGAATCTTCACAAGGCTACAGGTCATTCCGTCCTTGTTTATATGCCAGCGGGGCAGCTGGCACGTGACATTGAGAAAATGTCAGATGAAACAGCTGCTAATTTTGCTTTCATTCAGCTGAAGAAAATCCTTCCTAATGCTTCAACCCCG ATTCATTATCTAGTATCTCGTTGGGGCACGGATGTGAATTCACTAGGATCCTATAGCTATGATGCAGTAGGGAAACCCCATGATCTGTATGAGAAGTTAAGGGTCCCGGTGGACAACCTATTTTTTGCGGGGGAGGCAACGAGTGTGGATTACCCAGGGTCTGTACACGGTGCATACTCAACCGGATTGATGGCTGCTGAGGACTGCAGGATGCGCGTTTTGGAGCGCTATGGGGAGTTGGATCTGTTCCAGCCGGTCATGGGTGAGGATACCCCGGTGTCTGTCCCCTTACTAATCTCCCGTATGTAA
- the LOC131329066 gene encoding polyamine oxidase 2-like isoform X2: protein MESREQSNRQLTRESKLLLVAGAPCNSDVERRYTASPSVIIVGGGFAGIAAARALHDASFQVTLLESRNRIGGRVHTDYSFGFPVDLGASWLHGVCKENPLAPVIGRLGLPLYRTSGDNSVLYDHDLESYALFDMDGNQVPQGLVKKVGEAFERILEETDKIRQEHIEDMSILRAISIVLERKPELRLEGIAHKVLQWYLCRMEGWFAADADTISLKCWDQAKLLPGGHGLMVRGYRPVINTLAKGLDIRLSHRVTKIMRRHNGVKITVDDGRTFIADAAIVAVPLGVLKSNSIKFEPRLPEWKEAAIADLGVGIENKIILHFENVFWPNVEFLGVVAETSYGCSYFLNLHKATGHSVLVYMPAGQLARDIEKMSDETAANFAFIQLKKILPNASTPIHYLVSRWGTDVNSLGSYSYDAVGKPHDLYEKLRVPVDNLFFAGEATSVDYPGSVHGAYSTGLMAAEDCRMRVLERYGELDLFQPVMGEDTPVSVPLLISRM, encoded by the exons cTCCCTGCAATTCAGATGTCGAGAGGAGGTATACAGCGTCACCATCTGTTATTATTGTAGGTGGTGGTTTTGCTGGTATAGCAGCTGCTCGGGCCCTTCATGATGCTTCATTCCAG GTTACCCTGTTGGAATCACGGAATAGAATTGGGGGTCGAGTACACACAGATTACTCATTTGGTTTCCCTGTCGACCTGGGTGCATCTTG GCTGCATGGGGTCTGCAAAGAAAATCCTTTGGCACCTGTGATTGGAAGACTAGGACTTCCTCTCTACCGTACAAGCGGTGACAACTCTGTGTTGTATGACCATGATTTGGAAAG CTACGCACTATTTGATATGGATGGGAATCAAGTTCCTCAGGGTTTAGTGAAGAAGGTTGGTGAAGCATTTGAGAGAATTTTGGAAGAG ACGGATAAAATAAGACAAGAACATATTGAAGACATGTCTATCCTTCGTGCCATCTCAATTGTTTTAGAAAGGAAGCCGGAGCTAAG GTTGGAAGGGATTGCTCATAAGGTCTTGCAGTGGTACTTATGCAGAATGGAAGGTTGGTTTGCTGCAGATGCTGATACTATCTCACTCAAATGTTGGGATCAGGCaa AACTGCTTCCCGGTGGTCACGGCCTCATGGTGCGTGGATATCGCCCAGTTATTAATACACTTGCCAAAGGTCTTGACATCCGCTTGAGCCATAG AGTTACAAAAATTATGAGACGCCACAATGGAGTGAAGATTACAGTTGACGACGGGAGAACATTCATAGCTGACGCTGCTATTGTTGCCGTTCCTCTTGGTGTCCTGAAATCCAATAGCATCAAATTTGAGCCAAGGCTTCCAGAGTGGAAGGAAGCAGCAATTGCGGACCTTGGAGTGGGGATTGAGAACAAGATAATTTTGCACTTTGAGAATGTGTTTTGGCCTAATGTAGAGTTCTTGGGGGTGGTTGCGGAGACTTCATATGGATGCAGCTACTTTTTGAATCTTCACAAGGCTACAGGTCATTCCGTCCTTGTTTATATGCCAGCGGGGCAGCTGGCACGTGACATTGAGAAAATGTCAGATGAAACAGCTGCTAATTTTGCTTTCATTCAGCTGAAGAAAATCCTTCCTAATGCTTCAACCCCG ATTCATTATCTAGTATCTCGTTGGGGCACGGATGTGAATTCACTAGGATCCTATAGCTATGATGCAGTAGGGAAACCCCATGATCTGTATGAGAAGTTAAGGGTCCCGGTGGACAACCTATTTTTTGCGGGGGAGGCAACGAGTGTGGATTACCCAGGGTCTGTACACGGTGCATACTCAACCGGATTGATGGCTGCTGAGGACTGCAGGATGCGCGTTTTGGAGCGCTATGGGGAGTTGGATCTGTTCCAGCCGGTCATGGGTGAGGATACCCCGGTGTCTGTCCCCTTACTAATCTCCCGTATGTAA